AGTTGGGGCAATGCCCTGGAAGGCTTACCAGAGAGCATTGGGGGCTTAAAAAAGCTCAAAAAAATGAACTTGGCCTATAACCAGCTTACCGAACTGCCCGAAAGCCTGGGCAAGCTCGAAAACCTTCAAACGCTCAACTTGTGGAACAACTCTACCCTGCAAAAGTTACCAAAAAGCCTGGGCAATCTAAAAAACTTACAAAGCTTTAAAATGCAGTTCGACAAACTACCTTTAGGTGAGCGCAACTTGCTGCAAAATAACTTAGTGAATACCAAAGTAAGAGGCCTTAAGTTTTAGGTGGCAAGGCAAACAATTCGCTCTTCAATAAAATAGAAAGCCCAAATCGGATGCCACTGATTTGGGTTTTTGTGTGTTGCTACCAATCCTGCTTTGTTATAAAACCGAGCGCTAAAAAACACCCTCAAAATGCCCCACAACACTTTCCAATAAAGATTTGGGTTGATAAGCTCCATGGCAAACAACAATGCTACAAAATATTATAATCAATGAATTTTTTCGCATATTTGCAAAAGCAAGAAAGGTAAAAGTGAAGCACCTGCGTATAAACTTTGAGAACTGCGGCTTAAGCGAGTGCTTCATTGCCAAGTAAGGCACCAAAAATTAAATCATTGTACAAATATGCAACACCTATTAGTAGAAATTAAGGCACGCACTGCCAAAGCTGACCAAATCAGGACTTTTTTAGAAAAAAACAAGACCTATTTCAAAGGAGTAGATTATCAGACAGATACTTATTTTAAAGTACATAAGGGACGCCTCAAATTGCGGGAAGGCAACATTGAAAATCACCTCATTCAATACTACCGTCCCAATCAGGCAGAAGCCAAAACTTCAGAAGTATTGCTGTATAAGTCGAACCCTGAGTCTACCCTCAAACAAATTTTGACCAATGCTTTGGGTGAGTTGGTGGTAGTAAAGAAAAAACGTGAGATTTATTTTATCGACAATGTCAAGTTTCATATAGATGAGGTAGACCAATTGGGTAGCTTTG
This sequence is a window from Microscilla marina ATCC 23134. Protein-coding genes within it:
- a CDS encoding class IV adenylate cyclase encodes the protein MQHLLVEIKARTAKADQIRTFLEKNKTYFKGVDYQTDTYFKVHKGRLKLREGNIENHLIQYYRPNQAEAKTSEVLLYKSNPESTLKQILTNALGELVVVKKKREIYFIDNVKFHIDEVDQLGSFAEIEAIGNKGEHLEEDLRAQCLHYQQLLGIRAEDLVEVS